The following proteins are encoded in a genomic region of Triticum dicoccoides isolate Atlit2015 ecotype Zavitan chromosome 1B, WEW_v2.0, whole genome shotgun sequence:
- the LOC119347455 gene encoding ubiquitin-conjugating enzyme E2 7-like: MAAPPSQASLLLQKQLRDLAKNPVDGFSAGLVDDGNVFEWQVTIIGPPETLYDGGYFNAVMTFPQDYPNSPPSVRFTSEMWHPNVYPDGRVCISILHPPGDDPNGYELASERWTPVHTVESIVLSIISMLSSPNDESPANIEAAKDWREKRAEFKKKVRSLVRKSQEML; encoded by the exons ATGGCGGCCCCCCCGAGCCAGGCGAGCCTCCTGCTCCAGAAGCAGCTCCGAG ATCTAGCGAAGAACCCCGTGGACGGGTTCTCGGCGGGGCTGGTGGACGACGGCAACGTGTTTGAGTGGCAGGTCACCATCATCGGCCCGCCCGAGACATTATA TGATGGAGGCTACTTCAATGCAGTAATGACCTTTCCTCAGGATTATCCCAACAGTCCTCCATCAGTAAGGTTTACTTCTGAGATGTGGCATCCAAACG TCTATCCTGATGGGCGTGTGTGCATTTCTATTCTTCATCCACCTGGTGATGATCCCAATGGTTACGAGCTTGCAAGTGAACGGTGGACACCAGTGCACACA GTTGAGAGTATAGTTTTGAGCATTATTTCGATGCTCTCTAGTCCAAACGATGAGTCTCCAGCAAATATTGAAGCGGCT AAGGACTGGAGAGAAAAGAGGGCCGAGTTCAAGAAAAAGGTAAGGAGCCTTGTTCGCAAATCTCAGGAAATGCTCTGA